The Pempheris klunzingeri isolate RE-2024b chromosome 16, fPemKlu1.hap1, whole genome shotgun sequence genome includes the window TATGAGTCACTTAGTCGAGCCGCtcaaaccattaaaaaaaacaagcagtggctttgttttttgtccCACTGAGTACTCAGGATGAAGCGAAAACAACAGTTATTTCTCCAGCTCGGTTATGACAAAGAAGATTCATTTTGTGACCTTCTGAGACTCCGTGAATACAAAGCAAGCTTGTAACACCACCAAATGCAATGCTGTGGGCTTTTTTTCGTGTCTGTATGGCAGGACAACACGTCTTTGTCTGAGCTGAACTGATGCATGTCAAGGCCGGAGAGAAGGGGCCACAGGAAACGAGAGCTTCTTGTGACGAAAAAGAGCCGCAGACATAATTTTCAGCCGCTCGAGTGACTTATGGGTTCAGACGGgattcactgtttttgttaattagACACTCACAGTGCAGCAGCTTGAGTCATTTCCTGTTGTCAGCAGTTTGGCTGATACAAGGCTTTTATGACAGCTGGTATCAGGCTCTGCATTACACCACTGATATAtttgtttcattacattaaaatattgGTTTCAGCTTTGGGACTTTCGTGTCAAAGCCCTATTTTTCATGTGTAAGACATTTTCCCTTCAATTTATTACAcctacacatacacagttatcTGAAAGATTTCTTTTACTTTAGCACAAGATTTTTCTTAAGTTTACCTTTTTTGAATGCATTTCATAGCCTGTTTGGACATGATATTAACATCTGTTTTTTGCAATCTACCCAAAAGAGTCCACAATGTaaaactgcagctaatgtataATGCATCACTTCCTAAAAAGATCAGCTGACAGCAGGTGTTAAAACCTCAAAGTGCAGCAAATGTACGAGCTTTTATGAGTGTGTATAGTTTGCTTGATCAATATGGCGTCCCAGAGAAGGACCATGCATTATTAACATGGCCAGCTGGGCTGATGTCCAAGTCAGCTGTCAATGACTCTCTGAGAGTCTTCCTGTGTCCCTTTCAGCCAGATATTGAGGCTCCCAAGTGGCAAAATGTAATAGTGTGTAcacaaattattcattaattattgCACATTTACAAGTGACAGCTGATCTCTTATGAAGAATTCACATTTGCATaacatggggaaaaaaacatttacactatgtgagcagagctgcagagacatgcagtcagtgtggacaaagtaaagtaaagtaaagtaaaaacaaaaacaggcacAATTTGGAAGAAACACTTTcaagaaaaaaggcaaacatacaaagaaaaatttaataaaatgctATAATACATCATTGGAGCATACATTCATTTTCCAAGCATGAATTTCATTCACTGGAAATTCGTCCTTACAGCTTGGATATGGCTGGcaaaatttcacatttttgtgacCCAACATGACATTGGGATCAGCTAAATGACATATTGCAGTATAGCATGGCAGACAGCGCTGAGGAGGAATACccaattttgagaaaaaaaagtcacagcCTCCTTTTGATTCGATACTCAAACGCTATTAAAAACAGTTGAGGTCACATTTGTCATTGCTTTGATTGCAGTAAACGTAAAATCAGAGTTCTCTCACCCAAGCTAAATCCGCATTTTGTTTAAGGACACTGAATGTGTTTACCTCATGTGGCATGTTGGCTATAAAGGcttaatcaaataatcaatcCACCAAAGCGTCAGATAAGGAGGTACAAGAGCGAGAAGCAAGAAATATTCCTGTGTGCACAACACATCGAGGCAGTCCTTTCTGTGATACTGTGTGAATGAAGGGAGACATACTGATTCACCACGTGCATTGTTCCTGGATCGTACAGCTGGAATCCAAACTAGCACAAGTATATTTTATTGAAACACAAGTGAAAACAAGGCTGGATGGGAGGAAGCATTGCGTCAAAGGCCTGTTAAAGCCTAAATGAAGATGACTGCCTCATGTTGGTTACACTAAATCATCCATTGCTGTCAGGTTGAGACAAGTGCAGAGTTGGTGCAGGGCCTTGAGGAACTCGGTTTGGTGTCCAGGGTGACTGTTTATGCCTCCACTCCCTCTAACTCAGGGGGCAGAGGAGATTTCGGATGCTTGCTCTCGAAGTGCTGCTTGAAGGTTTTTGGGTCGGGCATCTGGGACTGCAGACAGGGGCAACAAATGTTATATCATATACATATATCAAATATTATGTCATACCAGGGGCGGGGTGAATactggattctgattggctgcagggtgtCTATTAAAATGTGATAGAGGCCTATTAAGTAGCTCCAGTGAAACTGTCTGTTCACTGTCCTGAATCAATGCACTGGCTTCATTATAttagtaaccatagcaacagggatgGAGGCTGTAGCTTACAGTACACATGGCCCGTCATTTGTTTGTAAAACTATTGATACTGATTTGGGGACAATGATAAAGCTGGATAGCTCGATAGACTTGTTTAAAGCATATCATCAAAACATAATAACTGTTTGTCAACCATACGCAGTGTTATTTACTGTTATTGAGtcttgctagcataacgttagctttctgCCTGAGGCTCAGATATGAGCTAAGTGGACTAGCAACATCCCCTGTTGCCAAGTCGTAACGAAGATTCATCCTATTTATCGGAGTAATGAACAACGTTTCCATTACCTAAGAACCTCATGGTATTAGTCAAACCCTCAGATGTTACCAGGGAAACCGAGTTATGGTTTGTGAAAAACTTTAGGTTTTGGttgcaaaacacatgaaaatgtaaattaatgctctccagttttttttctttggcaagtGACCGTGGTATGAGTGGGATAATGCCCTTCAGGACTTAATGGACTCCGCTGTGTGTCCGACTCCCATTGCCTCCTGTTGTCCATTAACTCCTGATAACGGTCACGTCATCAGGCATTATCTCTTACATAACTCAGGGAAATGGCACAAGCCTTGTATTTGGTTGAAAATATGAGTTCTCAGCGTTAAAAGGATTTTATACAAAGCCAAAAAAAGGGACCAAATGGCAGCGGAATTAagttaaaacaggaaacaaaagccCTCTCCCATCCCGAATTGGATTTTGGCTTCTGGGTCGTCAGAGTTGAAAGTTCATATTCACCTTACACACAAGGCAGGTGAACACTAGCGCTGCCTTGGCTGCCGTCTTTTGATCATGACCCTTGGCCTTCTTCATTTCAGCCTGTTTCTTGGCGTTTTTCTGCTGAGACTGAAGCTTCTGATGCCCACGCGCCATTCTGGCAAAGCCTAAAGGGGTGGAAGCAAGGACAAAGGACAAAATGTTTGTTGATACATCAGTGTAATGGACTAACTTAACTTTTTATTGTTGCAGATACACATTTAACATTCTTTTAGTGCCCACAGGGAAGAGCTGCATAATATCATGTATATTATGGTAAAGTTTGGGTGACAGAGACCGTCACATATGATTCAGTTCTCATGGCCTTTCTTTTAGGCAGCTAAAAATGTAGTGGATAAACACTGTAAGAAGCCAGTCAGCCTGCCGGGGTCGGGCAAAAGATAAGTAAACAAGATAAAGCTTCAGTTTAACCTCAGGTGAACCACAGTTGGGGAAATAAAAGGTTTGAGGTTCAGAAAGGTGGAAATAATAGAAATGCTTAGCTTAATGACTGTTCAGAGGCCAAGTCCAGGAAGCAAATAAGAAGCAGCGCAGAGTTAACTGGATAATTCAAACCTGCAGCCACCTCAAATCACAGATTATATGAGATTGTAATCTGCAAAGATAACATCCTTCTTGGTGCAGCAGTAGGCTTGGCagatttatttgcattttttcagGGAGTGGCATTAGGAGGGAAACAAGTTCTCTCTTGTCCTCACAGCCTTAGAAAAACGGATTTTTACTGTTTGGTCTGATAAGATATTTTCTCCTGTCCAGCATGTACTTGATTGAGGGCTCCTTAAATTAGATCCCACCCTCAAAGAAGGGTCTGTCCAGAACTACAATGAGGTCCCCTAAGAATGCAAGCATGCTATTAGTGTAGCTACATTAACTCATGCAGCTATGGGCCCCTAGATTTT containing:
- the znf706 gene encoding zinc finger protein 706, translated to MARGHQKLQSQQKNAKKQAEMKKAKGHDQKTAAKAALVFTCLVCKSQMPDPKTFKQHFESKHPKSPLPPELEGVEA